From one Lolium rigidum isolate FL_2022 chromosome 4, APGP_CSIRO_Lrig_0.1, whole genome shotgun sequence genomic stretch:
- the LOC124650616 gene encoding probable calcium-binding protein CML15 has protein sequence MGKMRSLFSRNGSTGRRSSSSSRSSTPPSPTHNPTSSSPPRTPTTPSTSEMERVFRKFDANGDGRISRSELAALFASVGHAATDDEVTRMMEEADADGDGFISLAEFAAINAAPDAAVVEEDLRHAFGVFDADGNGVISPAELARVLRGLGEAATVAQCRRMIQGVDRNGDGLVSFDEFKIMMASGAGFGCNSNIRA, from the coding sequence ATGGGCAAGATGCGGTCCCTCTTCTCCCGCAACGGCAGCAccggccgccgctcctcctcctcctccaggtcCTCCACCCCACCCTCCCCCACCCAcaaccccacctcctcctccccgccACGCACCCCCACCACCCCctccacctccgagatggagcgcGTCTTCCGGAAGTTCGACGCCAACGGCGACGGCCGCATCTCCCGGTCCGAGCTGGCCGCCCTCTTCGCCTCCGTGGGCCACGCCGCCACCGACGACGAGGTCACGCGCATGATGGAGGAGGCGGACGCCGACGGCGACGGCTTCATCAGCCTCGCCGAGTTCGCCGCCATCAACGCCGCCCCCGACGCCGCCGTCGTCGAGGAGGACCTGCGCCACGCCTTCGGCGTCTTCGACGCAGACGGCAACGGCGTCATCTCCCCCGCCGAGCTGGCGCGCGTGCTCCGCGGCCTCGGCGAGGCCGCCACCGTCGCGCAGTGCCGCCGCATGATCCAGGGCGTCGACCGCAACGGCGACGGCCTCGTCTCCTTCGACGAGTTCAAGATCATGATGGCGTCCGGCGCGGGATTCGGCTGCAACAGCAACATCCGCGCATGA